The Salegentibacter mishustinae genome includes a window with the following:
- the radA gene encoding DNA repair protein RadA: MAKVKSTFYCQNCGSQYSKWQGKCSSCGEWNTIAEEIVEKPDKKDWKSPSEREAKRTAKPLKIAEIENSPQNRWNTGNNELDRVLGGGLVPGSLTLLGGEPGIGKSTLLLQISLQLNYKVLYVSGEESQQQIKMRAERINPVAANCYILTETKTQNIFRQIEAIEPEVIIIDSIQTLHSDYIESAPGSISQIRECTAELIKFAKETNTPVILIGHITKEGSIAGPKVLEHMVDTVLQFEGDRNHVYRILRAHKNRFGSTHELGIYEMQGSGLREVSNPSEILISKNDEDLSGTAISATLEGMRPLMIEIQALVSTAVYGTPQRSATGYNVKRLNMLLAVLEKRAGFRLGAKDVFLNITGGISVDDPAIDLAVIAAILSSNEDISIPKDICFAAEVGLAGEIRPVTRVEQRIIEAEKLGFASILVSKQSKIPKSNFNINVVKVAKIEDVVSHLFG; encoded by the coding sequence ATGGCCAAGGTTAAATCAACGTTTTATTGCCAGAATTGTGGGAGTCAATATTCTAAATGGCAGGGCAAATGCAGCTCTTGCGGCGAATGGAACACCATTGCCGAAGAAATTGTAGAAAAACCTGACAAAAAAGACTGGAAATCTCCTAGCGAAAGGGAAGCAAAACGAACTGCCAAACCTTTAAAAATAGCTGAAATTGAAAACAGCCCCCAAAATCGATGGAATACCGGTAATAATGAACTGGACCGGGTTTTAGGCGGCGGACTTGTACCTGGATCGCTCACCCTACTGGGCGGTGAACCGGGCATAGGAAAAAGTACACTTCTCCTTCAAATTTCACTTCAATTAAACTACAAAGTTTTATACGTTTCGGGCGAAGAAAGTCAGCAGCAAATAAAAATGCGCGCAGAACGCATCAATCCAGTAGCTGCCAATTGTTATATTCTTACCGAAACCAAAACCCAAAATATCTTCAGGCAAATTGAAGCTATTGAGCCCGAAGTAATTATTATAGACTCTATACAAACCCTACACAGCGATTATATTGAAAGTGCACCGGGTAGTATTTCGCAAATTAGAGAGTGCACCGCAGAACTCATTAAATTCGCTAAAGAAACTAACACTCCTGTTATTTTAATTGGCCATATCACCAAAGAAGGAAGCATTGCCGGCCCAAAAGTGCTAGAGCATATGGTTGACACCGTTTTGCAGTTTGAAGGCGATAGAAACCACGTATATCGAATTCTTAGAGCTCATAAAAACCGTTTTGGTTCTACCCACGAGCTAGGAATCTACGAAATGCAAGGCAGCGGCTTACGAGAAGTAAGCAATCCTTCTGAAATTTTGATTTCCAAGAATGATGAAGACCTTAGCGGAACAGCAATTTCAGCGACTCTAGAGGGAATGCGACCGCTTATGATAGAAATACAGGCCCTGGTGAGTACGGCAGTTTATGGAACTCCACAACGTTCCGCCACCGGTTACAATGTAAAAAGACTGAATATGCTTTTGGCGGTTCTAGAAAAACGAGCCGGTTTTAGATTAGGCGCCAAAGATGTTTTCCTAAATATTACGGGAGGAATTAGTGTAGACGATCCTGCGATAGACCTGGCTGTAATCGCTGCGATCTTATCTTCCAATGAAGACATCTCTATTCCAAAAGATATCTGTTTTGCTGCCGAAGTTGGCCTTGCTGGTGAAATTAGGCCTGTGACCCGCGTGGAACAGCGCATTATTGAAGCCGAAAAACTTGGTTTTGCTTCAATCCTGGTTTCCAAGCAAAGCAAGATCCCAAAAAGCAACTTCAATATTAATGTGGTGAAAGTGGCAAAAATTGAAGATGTGGTAAGCCATTTGTTTGGGTAA
- a CDS encoding M23 family metallopeptidase, which produces MKQIKILSLFLILIISGCSQVNKAADFITNPTAKEKYKRDFKVSDELFSIWENSVEIAFQDSVSVNLPYAETGKFFPRNFSVYSYEIELQPGEVFNVEVETDSIRRLVFIELFEKTSDSTNLFEKVKSSDFQKKNLSFEADKKANYKLVIQPEIEAYTAFTIKMEKNPAYLFPVASGVNASVQSYWGDNRDGGARSHEGIDIFSKRGTPVVAATSGSIGYTGEKGLGGKQVWLRDRKRNQSLYYAHLDSIANVSGNVKRGDTLGFVGNTGNARTTPPHLHFGIYKSYRGAINPLHFVYQTNVLETEPEKLDSIPHKLIVQNSKANLRNKPTTSNSKILSTSESQDTLQFLGKTNEWFHVRNPENKASFIHQSLVTPNSPLTPKGGINQIFMAQDWDKFRELC; this is translated from the coding sequence ATGAAGCAAATCAAAATTTTAAGCTTATTCTTAATTTTAATAATTTCGGGATGTTCACAAGTAAATAAAGCAGCCGATTTTATCACCAATCCTACTGCCAAAGAAAAATATAAGCGTGATTTTAAAGTTTCAGATGAATTATTCTCCATTTGGGAGAATTCTGTAGAAATCGCTTTTCAGGATAGTGTAAGTGTAAACCTTCCTTACGCCGAAACCGGTAAATTCTTTCCTAGAAATTTCTCAGTATATTCTTATGAAATTGAGCTTCAACCGGGAGAAGTTTTTAATGTAGAAGTCGAAACCGACTCTATAAGACGATTGGTTTTTATTGAACTTTTTGAAAAAACTAGTGATTCTACAAACCTATTTGAAAAAGTCAAATCTTCAGATTTCCAAAAGAAGAATTTAAGCTTTGAAGCCGATAAAAAAGCAAACTACAAATTAGTCATCCAACCTGAAATAGAAGCCTATACAGCATTTACAATTAAAATGGAGAAAAATCCAGCTTATTTATTTCCAGTAGCTTCCGGAGTTAACGCAAGTGTACAAAGCTATTGGGGAGACAATCGCGATGGTGGCGCAAGAAGCCACGAAGGTATCGATATTTTTTCAAAAAGAGGAACGCCTGTCGTAGCTGCCACAAGTGGTAGTATTGGCTACACCGGTGAAAAAGGCCTTGGCGGCAAACAGGTTTGGCTACGAGACCGCAAACGCAATCAGTCACTTTATTATGCGCATTTAGATAGTATTGCAAATGTTAGCGGAAATGTAAAAAGAGGGGATACTTTAGGTTTTGTGGGCAATACGGGAAATGCCAGGACTACGCCGCCACACCTGCATTTTGGTATTTACAAAAGTTACCGCGGTGCGATAAATCCCTTGCATTTTGTTTATCAAACCAATGTATTGGAAACCGAACCTGAGAAATTGGATAGTATTCCACACAAATTGATCGTACAGAATAGCAAAGCCAATCTTAGGAATAAGCCAACAACTTCAAATTCAAAGATTTTAAGTACGTCTGAATCACAGGACACCCTTCAATTTCTAGGAAAAACCAACGAATGGTTTCACGTTAGAAACCCTGAGAACAAAGCCTCCTTTATCCATCAAAGTTTGGTTACACCAAATAGCCCCCTAACCCCCAAAGGGGGAATTAATCAGATTTTTATGGCGCAGGATTGGGATAAGTTTCGTGAACTTTGTTGA
- a CDS encoding NADP(H)-dependent aldo-keto reductase, with translation MKYTTLPNTDIKVSKICLGTMTYGEQNTEADGHEQIDFALDKGVNFLDTAEMYSIPGKAETQGSTEEIIGSWFKKSGKREEVVLASKVVGPGNAMDHIRDNLGFSKEAVTDALHKSLKRLQTDYIDLYQLHWPERNTNFFGKLSYEHDENEAWEENFQEVLETLSDFVKEGKIRQVGLSNETPYGLMRFLEESRKHDLPKMVTVQNPYNLLNRKDEVGLTEVLHRENVGLFPYSPLGMGTLSGKHLDGIEPNSRLGLFSQYKRYSGDVAVKATRAYSEIAKKHNLNFAQMSLAFVNTRPFVTSNIIGATSIKQLEENIGSIDVDLSKEVLEEINKVHETYPNPAP, from the coding sequence ATGAAATATACAACGCTCCCTAATACCGATATAAAAGTTAGTAAAATATGCCTTGGCACCATGACTTACGGTGAACAAAACACCGAAGCCGATGGTCATGAACAAATAGATTTTGCTTTAGATAAAGGGGTAAATTTCCTGGATACGGCAGAAATGTATTCTATACCGGGAAAAGCAGAAACCCAGGGAAGTACTGAAGAAATTATTGGTTCCTGGTTTAAAAAATCGGGAAAAAGGGAAGAAGTCGTGTTGGCTTCTAAAGTAGTAGGCCCTGGAAATGCCATGGATCATATTAGGGATAACCTTGGTTTTTCTAAGGAAGCAGTAACCGATGCTTTGCACAAGAGTTTAAAAAGATTACAAACAGATTATATAGATCTTTACCAACTTCACTGGCCGGAAAGAAATACCAATTTCTTTGGAAAATTAAGTTATGAACACGATGAAAATGAAGCCTGGGAAGAAAATTTCCAGGAAGTATTGGAAACTTTAAGCGATTTCGTAAAAGAAGGGAAAATTAGGCAGGTGGGCCTTTCAAATGAAACTCCATACGGACTAATGCGTTTTCTGGAAGAAAGCAGAAAGCACGATCTTCCAAAAATGGTCACGGTGCAAAACCCATATAATTTACTGAATAGAAAAGACGAAGTAGGCCTTACCGAAGTGCTTCATCGTGAAAATGTAGGTTTATTTCCTTATTCCCCATTAGGAATGGGAACTTTAAGCGGAAAACATTTAGATGGGATTGAGCCAAATTCAAGATTGGGGTTATTCTCACAGTATAAGAGGTATTCCGGAGATGTAGCAGTAAAAGCTACACGTGCTTATAGCGAGATCGCTAAAAAGCATAATTTGAATTTTGCACAAATGTCACTGGCTTTTGTGAATACACGACCTTTTGTGACCAGTAATATTATTGGCGCAACCTCTATAAAACAGTTAGAGGAAAATATTGGAAGTATAGATGTAGATCTTTCCAAAGAAGTTCTGGAGGAGATCAACAAAGTTCACGAAACTTATCCCAATCCTGCGCCATAA
- a CDS encoding OmpA family protein, which produces MKKILVLAFSAVFMLTSCVSSKKYQELEGRHADLKRENRNTQSELEKYRDLDEEYSALKKDYADATTERDRLKDELESSRKNYATLKDSYDALEENSSAAISENSRQNRQLLAELEEKEQALVKEQARLDKLQRDLDARSRRVNELEELIAAKDAKMNALKDAISKALTNFEGKGLTVEQRDGKVYVSMENKLLFSSGSWAVNAEGRQAVKQLGQVLAENPDIAVLIEGHTDNVPYGGSGPLNDNWDLSTKRATSIVQILKENNNIDPQNLTAAGRGEYAPIATNETAEGRAKNRRIEVILTPKLDEVTKLLNE; this is translated from the coding sequence ATGAAAAAAATACTTGTTTTAGCATTCTCAGCGGTTTTTATGCTGACTTCCTGCGTGTCCTCTAAAAAATACCAGGAACTTGAAGGCAGGCACGCCGATTTAAAACGGGAGAACCGAAATACACAATCTGAACTCGAAAAATATCGAGATCTGGATGAAGAATATTCAGCATTAAAAAAAGATTACGCTGATGCCACAACTGAAAGAGATCGTTTAAAAGATGAATTAGAAAGCTCCAGGAAAAATTACGCTACCCTTAAAGATTCTTACGATGCCCTGGAAGAAAACAGTTCTGCGGCAATTTCAGAAAATTCACGGCAAAATCGCCAATTACTAGCTGAATTAGAAGAAAAAGAACAGGCGCTGGTAAAAGAACAAGCCAGGTTAGATAAGTTGCAGCGCGATTTAGACGCACGATCTAGACGAGTAAACGAGCTGGAAGAATTAATTGCCGCCAAAGATGCTAAAATGAATGCTTTAAAGGATGCTATTTCTAAGGCACTTACAAATTTTGAAGGCAAAGGTTTAACCGTAGAACAGCGTGATGGCAAAGTTTACGTTTCTATGGAAAATAAATTGTTGTTTAGCTCTGGTAGCTGGGCGGTAAATGCTGAAGGTAGACAGGCCGTAAAACAGTTAGGGCAGGTGTTGGCAGAAAATCCGGATATCGCGGTTTTAATTGAAGGTCACACGGATAATGTTCCTTACGGCGGTAGCGGCCCATTAAACGATAACTGGGATCTTTCTACCAAGAGAGCAACTTCTATAGTGCAAATTTTAAAGGAAAACAATAACATAGATCCTCAGAATTTAACTGCGGCCGGGCGTGGAGAATATGCTCCCATCGCTACCAACGAAACTGCTGAAGGAAGGGCAAAAAATAGAAGAATTGAGGTGATTTTAACACCAAAGTTAGATGAGGTAACTAAATTGCTGAACGAATAA
- a CDS encoding exodeoxyribonuclease III — protein sequence MKIISYNVNGIRAAIRKGFLDWVQQADPDVVCLQEIKAQPEQLNLDDFKDSGYPYHYWYPAQKKGYSGVAILSKHKPLHIEYGTGIDYMDQEGRTIRADFEGFSIISLYLPSGTNIARLEHKFKFMDDFQQYIDEIKQDLPNLVICGDYNICHEAIDIHDPVRLKNVSGFLPEERKWIDDFMKSGFIDSFRHFNEEGDNYSWWSYRANARANNKGWRIDYNLVAQPLQEKLKRAVILPEAKHSDHCPVLVELESDF from the coding sequence ATGAAAATCATTTCCTATAACGTAAACGGAATTAGAGCTGCCATTAGAAAAGGCTTTTTAGATTGGGTGCAACAGGCAGATCCAGATGTGGTTTGTCTCCAGGAAATAAAAGCGCAGCCAGAACAATTAAACCTGGACGATTTTAAAGATTCAGGTTATCCATATCATTACTGGTATCCTGCGCAAAAGAAAGGTTACAGTGGCGTTGCGATCTTAAGCAAGCACAAACCTTTGCATATAGAATATGGTACCGGGATAGATTATATGGATCAGGAAGGCCGGACCATTCGTGCCGATTTTGAAGGCTTTTCTATCATAAGTTTGTATTTGCCATCGGGGACTAATATTGCGCGCTTGGAACATAAATTTAAGTTTATGGATGATTTTCAGCAATATATAGACGAAATAAAACAGGATTTGCCAAATCTAGTTATTTGTGGGGATTATAATATTTGTCACGAAGCTATTGATATTCACGATCCTGTTCGGCTTAAAAACGTATCGGGATTCCTGCCGGAAGAACGAAAGTGGATAGACGATTTTATGAAAAGTGGCTTTATAGATTCCTTTAGGCATTTTAATGAAGAAGGCGATAATTATTCGTGGTGGAGTTATCGTGCGAATGCGAGGGCCAATAATAAAGGCTGGCGTATAGATTATAATCTCGTAGCTCAACCTTTACAAGAAAAATTGAAACGCGCCGTTATATTACCCGAGGCCAAACACAGTGATCATTGTCCTGTTTTGGTAGAATTGGAGTCTGATTTTTAG
- a CDS encoding DinB family protein has translation MYTEEFLHRLDELTHKFTKTFGSLTEREIHRKPDADTWSIAQNLEHLILINQSYFPMIDRLRHKDHKSAFTAKFGFLVNFFGRTILKSVQPETTKKTKTFSIWKPSEYRDSEDILARFTEHQEKLKQKILESEDLLEKNAVISSPANPKIVYKLDAAFKIILAHEERHFQQAKRLLEIQ, from the coding sequence ATGTATACGGAAGAATTTTTACACCGGTTAGATGAACTTACCCATAAGTTTACAAAAACTTTTGGGAGTCTAACCGAGCGTGAAATTCACCGGAAACCTGATGCTGATACCTGGAGTATTGCACAAAACTTAGAGCACCTTATTTTGATCAATCAGTCTTACTTTCCAATGATAGATAGGCTTCGGCATAAAGATCATAAAAGTGCATTTACCGCCAAATTCGGGTTTTTAGTGAATTTTTTCGGAAGAACCATTTTAAAATCGGTTCAGCCTGAAACCACTAAAAAGACAAAAACATTTTCCATTTGGAAACCTTCAGAATATAGGGATTCCGAAGATATTCTGGCCAGGTTTACCGAGCACCAGGAGAAATTAAAACAAAAGATTTTAGAATCAGAAGATCTTTTAGAGAAAAACGCGGTAATCTCTTCGCCTGCAAATCCTAAGATTGTATATAAGCTCGATGCTGCCTTTAAGATTATTCTTGCACATGAAGAGCGACATTTTCAACAAGCCAAAAGACTGCTGGAAATTCAATAA
- a CDS encoding GEVED domain-containing protein gives MKKITILLVLFFGFHAVVFSQERETASPVYIDSASAVPSSAMSKRKLIQPEKEFKIYNPRNRGINKIVPGKGLPKIKTEAVQQKMGEIPVKAPNFTFEAVSTQATPTDPTGAAGPNHYVNGWNSAFSIFDKSGNQIMQPASLASIGGEFTNETLGDPIILYDEFADRFIISQFSDTPESFLIAVSQGPDPINDGWYTYRFTTNGVLPDYPKISVWGDGYYITTNKNSRTAATSQVIYALERDQMLIGETAQIMSFPLPGIETNGFYSPAGFSGIGQELPPRGNSPIVYLQDDSWAGVNEDHLKLWLINVDWNNPSNSTISESQELGAADGVSPFLATFDGGSFSNLSQPGSDTPEIDVLQATMMYMTTYRKFPNYNAVVMNFVVDVDPSAAEHAGIRWYELRQQNDGGPWSVFQEGTYAPDNSDRFSGSIGMDKEGNIALGYTVLNDNPQNPVFPSLRYTGRYRNDEPGIMTIEEQSIIEGESPNPNSRYGDYAHLSVDAADGLTFWHNGEYFVGQERKNHVGVFKIAPDFDNDLGIVSLISPEDSSLGANEEITIRIRNYGRNAQSNFEVSYSIDGGPEVTETFEESIAATSSAEFTFSENADLSEVGRTYEFIFSTNLEADENEENDTLLTSVRNLPPNDVGVTSIDAPRTGENFSSSEEITISIENFGGEPQQDIPVFYQIGNNTPVREVFNGNLPVGGLEVYTFNETSDISPSGTYRITGGTRLENDFEPNNDTTVRSVANLDCIPEGSDCSFGDGIFFFELENVLNERIPCGNGYADFIGLSANLDRSQSEFTVSVQSLFGDLTDTDAERFSMWIDLNDDAVFGDDERLITSEIIPTAGEWHSTNFSIPGDASLGQHLLRIRAGDVDFEGDLNNPCEVMDYGTTHDYSVNITDSTLDIEDFILNEAELVVVSEENKQFRIVMETDYEETLRITVHNILGQKMLENQVENSGSGYVYELDMSYATRGVYLVRMGTREVGKVKRFIVE, from the coding sequence ATGAAAAAAATTACAATCCTATTAGTTTTATTTTTTGGTTTTCATGCTGTAGTTTTTAGTCAGGAGCGGGAGACCGCCAGCCCTGTCTATATAGATTCTGCCAGCGCGGTTCCTTCTTCTGCAATGTCTAAAAGAAAACTAATTCAGCCAGAAAAAGAATTCAAAATATATAACCCCAGAAATCGCGGAATTAATAAAATCGTACCCGGAAAAGGTTTACCAAAGATCAAAACAGAGGCTGTGCAACAAAAAATGGGGGAAATCCCGGTGAAAGCTCCTAATTTTACTTTTGAAGCGGTTTCTACACAAGCTACACCCACAGATCCAACGGGAGCTGCGGGGCCTAATCATTATGTAAATGGTTGGAATTCGGCCTTTTCAATTTTCGATAAATCGGGGAATCAAATTATGCAACCTGCTTCTTTAGCAAGTATTGGAGGTGAATTTACAAATGAAACCCTTGGCGATCCTATTATTCTTTATGATGAATTCGCCGATAGGTTTATAATTTCACAGTTTAGCGATACCCCTGAAAGTTTCTTGATCGCAGTATCGCAGGGTCCAGATCCTATTAACGATGGTTGGTATACCTATCGTTTTACCACGAATGGTGTGTTGCCAGATTATCCTAAAATTTCGGTTTGGGGAGATGGTTATTATATTACTACCAATAAAAATTCCAGAACAGCCGCAACAAGTCAGGTGATTTATGCTTTAGAAAGAGATCAAATGCTAATAGGGGAGACTGCTCAAATTATGTCTTTTCCGCTACCCGGAATAGAAACAAACGGTTTTTACAGCCCTGCAGGCTTTTCAGGAATCGGGCAGGAATTGCCCCCAAGAGGGAATTCCCCAATAGTTTATCTTCAAGACGATTCCTGGGCAGGTGTAAATGAAGATCATTTAAAACTTTGGCTAATTAATGTAGACTGGAACAATCCCTCAAATTCTACAATTTCCGAATCTCAGGAACTGGGAGCCGCCGATGGTGTTTCTCCTTTTCTTGCCACTTTTGATGGAGGCTCCTTTTCAAACCTCTCTCAGCCCGGTAGCGATACTCCTGAAATTGATGTGTTACAAGCCACGATGATGTATATGACCACTTATAGGAAGTTTCCAAATTACAATGCCGTAGTAATGAATTTTGTGGTAGATGTAGACCCCAGCGCGGCAGAACATGCGGGAATACGTTGGTATGAGCTTAGGCAACAAAACGATGGTGGCCCCTGGAGTGTTTTCCAGGAAGGAACTTATGCCCCCGATAATAGCGATAGATTTAGTGGAAGTATTGGCATGGATAAAGAAGGAAATATTGCTCTTGGATACACCGTTTTAAACGATAATCCTCAAAACCCAGTTTTTCCCTCTTTACGTTATACTGGAAGGTATCGAAATGATGAACCCGGAATAATGACCATAGAAGAGCAAAGTATTATTGAAGGAGAAAGTCCTAATCCTAATTCGAGGTATGGCGATTACGCACATTTAAGTGTAGATGCCGCTGACGGACTTACGTTTTGGCATAATGGTGAATATTTTGTTGGTCAGGAAAGAAAAAATCATGTAGGAGTTTTTAAGATCGCTCCAGATTTTGATAATGATCTTGGCATTGTTTCTTTGATTAGTCCCGAGGATTCCAGTTTGGGTGCAAATGAAGAAATTACGATTAGAATAAGAAATTATGGGCGGAATGCTCAATCTAATTTTGAAGTAAGTTATAGCATAGATGGTGGGCCAGAAGTAACCGAAACTTTTGAAGAAAGCATTGCGGCAACAAGTTCGGCTGAATTTACCTTCTCTGAAAACGCCGATCTTTCAGAAGTTGGGCGAACTTATGAATTCATTTTTAGCACGAATTTGGAAGCCGATGAAAATGAAGAAAACGATACGTTGCTTACCTCAGTTAGAAATTTACCGCCTAACGATGTGGGAGTTACTTCTATTGATGCGCCAAGAACCGGGGAGAATTTTAGTTCTTCAGAAGAAATAACGATAAGTATCGAAAACTTTGGAGGCGAGCCACAACAGGATATCCCTGTTTTTTATCAAATAGGAAATAACACTCCGGTAAGGGAAGTTTTTAACGGCAACTTGCCTGTTGGTGGTTTAGAAGTGTATACTTTTAATGAAACTTCAGATATTTCACCTTCCGGAACTTATAGAATTACCGGCGGTACCAGGCTGGAGAACGATTTTGAACCTAACAACGATACTACGGTGAGATCGGTTGCAAATTTAGATTGTATTCCAGAAGGATCTGATTGTAGTTTTGGGGATGGGATTTTCTTCTTCGAACTTGAAAATGTACTTAACGAGCGTATTCCCTGCGGAAATGGTTACGCTGATTTTATTGGACTTTCGGCTAATTTAGATCGTTCGCAGAGTGAATTTACCGTTTCTGTGCAATCTTTATTTGGAGACTTAACCGATACCGATGCCGAACGATTTTCTATGTGGATAGATCTAAATGATGATGCTGTATTTGGAGATGATGAACGCTTAATCACTTCAGAAATCATTCCTACGGCGGGAGAATGGCATTCTACAAACTTCAGTATTCCAGGCGATGCATCTTTAGGCCAGCATTTACTAAGAATTAGGGCGGGAGACGTAGATTTTGAAGGTGATCTCAACAATCCGTGTGAGGTAATGGATTATGGTACAACCCACGATTATTCCGTGAATATTACCGATTCTACTTTAGATATTGAAGATTTCATTCTAAATGAAGCTGAACTTGTAGTGGTTTCCGAAGAAAATAAACAGTTTAGAATTGTGATGGAAACCGATTATGAGGAGACCTTAAGAATTACGGTTCACAACATTTTAGGACAAAAAATGTTGGAAAATCAGGTGGAAAATTCGGGTAGCGGCTATGTGTACGAACTAGACATGTCTTACGCCACAAGGGGAGTTTACCTGGTAAGAATGGGAACCCGGGAAGTTGGGAAAGTAAAGCGCTTTATTGTAGAATAG
- a CDS encoding glycine--tRNA ligase, whose product MAKQEDFFKNVISHAKEYGYIFASSEIYDGLSAVYDYGQNGAELKKNIKDYWWKSMVQLHQNIVGLDAAILMHPTTWKASGHVDAFNDPLIDNKDSKKRYRADVLVEDYAEKINQKAQKEIAKAKKRFGDKFNEEEFVTTNPRVLRYKKEEKEILERLAKSLTDENLADVKALIEELGIACPESGSKNWTDVKQFNLMFGTKLGASADSATDLYLRPETAQGIFVNFSNVQKTGRMKIPFGIAQIGKAFRNEIVARQFIFRQREFEQMEMQFFVRPGEELKWFEHWKETRQKWHASLGLGEENYRFHDHEKMAHYANAATDIEFNFPFGFKELEGIHSRTDFDLKAHEEHSGKKLRFYDPEMKENYVPYVIETSIGLDRMFLAVFSASLKEEELEGGTSRTVLKLPAVLAPTKAAVLPLVKKDGLPELAHEIIEELKWDFRVQYDEKDAIGRRYRRQDAAGTPLCITVDHDSLEDKKVTVRFRDSMEQKRVDITELKTLIQQEVDFKTWMKK is encoded by the coding sequence ATGGCAAAACAAGAAGACTTTTTTAAAAATGTAATATCCCATGCTAAAGAGTATGGGTATATTTTTGCATCGAGTGAAATATACGACGGACTTAGTGCCGTTTATGATTACGGGCAAAACGGGGCCGAATTAAAGAAAAACATCAAAGATTACTGGTGGAAAAGTATGGTGCAACTGCACCAGAACATCGTAGGTTTAGATGCGGCAATCTTAATGCATCCAACCACCTGGAAGGCTTCTGGCCACGTAGATGCATTTAATGATCCTTTAATTGATAACAAAGATTCTAAAAAGCGTTATCGCGCCGATGTTTTGGTGGAAGATTATGCTGAAAAGATCAATCAAAAAGCGCAGAAGGAAATTGCAAAGGCGAAAAAACGTTTTGGTGATAAGTTTAATGAAGAAGAGTTTGTAACAACCAACCCAAGGGTGCTTCGGTATAAAAAGGAGGAGAAAGAAATTCTTGAGCGCCTTGCCAAATCACTTACCGATGAGAATCTAGCCGATGTAAAAGCGTTAATTGAAGAGTTGGGAATTGCCTGTCCTGAAAGCGGTTCTAAGAACTGGACCGACGTTAAGCAATTTAACCTAATGTTCGGAACTAAACTTGGAGCATCAGCCGATTCGGCCACAGATTTATATTTAAGGCCTGAAACTGCGCAGGGAATTTTTGTGAACTTTTCTAACGTGCAAAAAACCGGAAGGATGAAGATTCCTTTTGGAATTGCACAAATAGGAAAAGCTTTCAGAAATGAAATTGTAGCGAGACAGTTTATCTTCCGTCAAAGGGAATTTGAGCAAATGGAGATGCAATTTTTTGTGCGTCCCGGTGAAGAATTAAAATGGTTTGAGCACTGGAAAGAAACCCGCCAGAAGTGGCACGCTTCTTTAGGTTTGGGTGAAGAAAATTACCGTTTTCACGATCATGAGAAAATGGCGCATTATGCGAATGCCGCTACAGATATAGAATTTAATTTCCCATTCGGATTTAAAGAATTAGAAGGAATTCATTCAAGAACAGATTTCGATTTAAAAGCACACGAAGAGCATTCAGGAAAGAAACTGCGTTTCTATGACCCTGAAATGAAAGAAAATTATGTGCCGTATGTAATTGAAACTTCTATTGGTTTAGATAGAATGTTTTTAGCGGTTTTTTCGGCTTCATTAAAAGAGGAAGAGCTGGAAGGCGGCACCAGCAGAACGGTTCTAAAACTACCGGCTGTTCTTGCACCAACTAAAGCCGCGGTTCTTCCGTTAGTTAAAAAAGATGGTTTGCCAGAGCTTGCGCACGAAATTATAGAAGAATTAAAATGGGATTTTAGAGTTCAGTATGACGAAAAAGATGCGATTGGCCGTAGATATCGTCGCCAGGATGCCGCGGGAACTCCGCTTTGTATTACCGTGGATCACGACTCACTTGAAGATAAAAAAGTGACGGTGCGTTTTAGGGATTCTATGGAGCAAAAGCGCGTAGATATTACAGAACTTAAAACACTTATTCAACAGGAAGTAGATTTTAAAACCTGGATGAAAAAATAA